One Spinacia oleracea cultivar Varoflay chromosome 4, BTI_SOV_V1, whole genome shotgun sequence DNA segment encodes these proteins:
- the LOC110796885 gene encoding scarecrow-like protein 18 → MLGSSSYSSEEDRDHDRSWPLLDLPPLPQQPPLRLLDYQRLLISSGGNTTSINTSITTAVVTVASSSVVLSSTPPTLLSTSPQSSVIHPRQLLVTCAELISRSDYLSANRLLSLISTDFSLQSGDSTERLVYYFCKALRERLNRHLLSTTTCVINNPNIITLLPHQRPIFPSPQIIPRRPSRDVTTRYSSYLSLNQVTPFIRFTHLTANQAILEAVEGYPSIHILDMDIMHGVQWPPLLQAIMERSSTLGRPSPTICITGASYDPNLLDRTGDRLRRFAESLGLEFEFCHLVLDNSQLLDHSEAVTHALLDHRLRFRFDQVEEALAINCGDYLHCLLTRSLRRFLYKVKTLNPRVLTLGEREADHNHPLFLRRFVEALDHYGAVFDSLEATLPPQSQERLAVEDSWFGEEIKDVVGEEGEQRKQRHQRFESWEMVLHSSGFKSLPLSPFSLSQAKLLLRLHYPSEGYQLQVVKRNCLLLGWKNRPLYSVSSWQ, encoded by the coding sequence ATGCTGGGCTCTTCCTCATATAGTTCGGAGGAAGACAGAGATCACGACCGATCTTGGCCGTTGTTGGATCTGCCGCCTCTACCCCAACAACCACCTTTAAGGCTATTAGATTATCAACGCTTGTTGATTAGTAGTGGTGGTAATACTACTAGTATTAATACTAGTATTACTACTGCTGTTGTTACTGTTGCTTCATCTTCTGTTGTACTATCATCAACACCGCCAACGTTGTTATCAACATCACCGCAGTCTTCAGTGATTCATCCACGGCAATTGTTGGTTACTTGTGCTGAGTTGATTTCAAGGTCCGACTACTTGTCTGCCAACCGCCTTCTTTCCCTTATTTCAACTGATTTCTCCTTACAATCTGGGGACTCCACTGAAAGACTTGTGTATTATTTTTGCAAAGCCTTAAGGGAGCGTCTCAATCGACATTTGTTATCAACCACAACTTGTGTTATCAACAACCCTAATATTATTACATTATTACCTCATCAACGTCCCATTTTTCCATCCCCTCAAATAATTCCTAGACGACCTTCAAGAGATGTAACAACTAGATACTCATCTTACCTTTCACTCAACCAAGTTACCCCGTTCATCCGATTCACTCACTTGACGGCCAATCAAGCGATTCTTGAGGCGGTTGAGGGTTACCCATCGATCCACATACTCGACATGGACATCATGCACGGTGTTCAATGGCCTCCTTTATTGCAAGCCATCATGGAGAGGTCGAGTACCCTAGGGCGCCCTTCTCCTACAATCTGCATCACGGGGGCATCCTATGATCCCAATCTCCTAGACAGAACTGGGGACAGACTTCGAAGATTTGCCGAATCCCTAGGCCTTGAGTTCGAATTCTGTCATCTCGTACTTGACAACTCTCAACTACTTGATCACTCTGAGGCGGTGACCCATGCTTTATTAGATCACCGCCTCAGATTTAGGTTTGATCAAGTGGAGGAAGCCCTCGCAATTAACTGCGGGGACTACCTCCACTGCCTCCTAACCAGATCCCTTAGGAGGTTTCTTTACAAGGTCAAGACCCTAAACCCTAGAGTCTTGACATTAGGAGAAAGAGAAGCTGATCATAACCATCCTCTCTTTTTAAGGAGGTTTGTAGAGGCACTTGATCACTATGGAGCCGTATTTGACTCCTTAGAAGCCACCCTACCTCCACAAAGTCAAGAGAGGCTGGCAGTCGAGGATTCATGGTTCGGGGAGGAGATAAAAGACGTCGTGGGGGAAGAAGGAGAACAAAGAAAACAAAGACACCAACGGTTCGAGTCGTGGGAGATGGTATTGCATAGCTCGGGGTTTAAGAGTCTACCCTTGAGTCCTTTTTCATTGTCTCAAGCTAAGTTGTTACTCAGGCTTCATTATCCTTCTGAAGGATACCAGCTTCAGgttgttaaaagaaattgtTTGTTGCTTGGATGGAAGAATCGCCCTCTTTATTCTGTATCTTCTTGGCAataa
- the LOC110796886 gene encoding uncharacterized protein encodes MSELLGGEFPSSRSSGFSGCSVSRENNCTWSQLMPSFQSNFYQTTTRELYDQGLSQSETEHCFGLHQLRARMERELRPHEHGVPDADTMTSEQPASTSGRRPSKEHVDDDDEMDIGEYSEGDSIFEESEGKSGNDNGDENAGTTNNEVGAAGVDDNEANTSNSSSDDDDPADVIVADVIADEAREQPIFTDEESNRVSLVLDQFNRLSGQLVNYQKSFVKFSPNTPDDYRDYLFASLRLGHRPHLGKYLGVHVDLGRAKCSTFYDLVDKIVRRIANFVYLRLSAAAKLVLINSFLISSIFHVLSVFQIPQSICDRIDSLCLRFWWCSSASSTSMAIRPSSLPHLPKGMGGLGIWKLLLSRLYKVKYPALFSYGSPPPYSPSWGYRGLLSGFKLLSQGLAWKVGSGSKVLIAYDSWVSDGPVTFKDSVLANAILALERPSVPTDDFVYWKFTHAGNYTMKSAYFVLVGNDFSTPPPSSIPVTWWKRFWGLCILPPFKIFIWKSRHNSMPVAATLYDRGMPVDPLCSFCHATPETAAHLFRDCSLITYWWHAFPLSSLVMLPLSEPFPVWCAHMFSFLSSCHSTPGELDAFITALWSCWIIRNDIQFRGTTFSPVALSSVLNIWCLGLKEDASLAATMSCYESSTAHPLPHPLIFFDGLLSANWAMTGVCLVIDGAWTPDNLAGVAWIFRDNNSHDSLGGGAQACILGSPLQAELKACALGLRAAVRKGYSSLLIYFDSASLVRMLQRRLIPPISISWLLGEVRSQFVSLTAFSVRKVPRSSVAEAHVLASRLVVAMLFRFRFNFCVCCFCL; translated from the exons ATGAGCGAACTTTTGGGTGGGGAATTTCCTTCTTCTCGCTCTTCTGGGTTTTCTGGTTGTAGTGTTTCCCGTGAAAACAATTGTACTTGGTCCCAACTTATGCCTTCCTTTCAATCTAATTTTTACCAGACAACCACTCGCGAGTTATACGACCAGGGTTTAAGTCAGTCTGAGACGGAGCATTGTTTTGGCCTTCATCAACTGCGGGCTCGGATGGAGAGGGAATTGCGGCCTCATGAGCATGGTGTTCCAGAT GCTGATACAATGACTTCAGAGCAACCTGCTAGTACAAGCGGTCGCCGACCTAGTAAAGAGCATGTTGACGATGATGATGAGATGGATATCGGCGAATATTCCGAGGGTGATTCTATTTTTGAGGAATCCGAAGGTAAGAGTGGTAACGATAATGGGGATGAAAATGCCGGAACAACAAATAATGAAGTCGGTGCTGCCGGTGTGGATGATAATGAAGCCAATACTAGCAATTCAAGTtctgatgatgatgatcctgCTGATGTTATAGTGGCGGATGTGATCGCAGATGAGGCTAGGGAGCAGCCCATTTTTACCGACGAGGAGTCAAAT CGGGTGTCTTTGGTTTTGGACCAGTTCAATCGCTTATCAGGTCAGTTGGTGAATTACCAGAAATCCTTTGTCAAGTTCAGTCCTAACACCCCTGATGATTACCGTGATTATTTGTTTGCCTCGCTAAGGCTGGGCCATCGTCCCCATCTTGGCAAATATTTGGGAGTCCATGTGGATTTAGGCAGGGCTAAATGTTCTACCTTCTATGACTTGGTTGACAAAATTGTCCGTCGGATTGCCAACTTCGTTTATCTTCGCCTCTCGGCGGCGGCTAAGTTGGTCTTGATTAACTCCTTCCTCATATCTTCCATTTTTCATGTCCTGTCAGTGTTTCAGATTCCTCAGTCTATTTGTGATAGGATTGATAGTCTCTGTCTTCGTTTTTGGTGGTGCTCTTCGGCGTCCTCTACTAGTATGGCTATTCGTCCGTCCTCCTTACCGCACCTTCCGAAAGGTATGGGAGGACTTGGAATTTGGAAA CTTCTGTTGTCACGACTCTACAAGGTTAAATACCCTGCTCTTTTCTCGTATGGTTCCCCTCCTCCTTATAGTCCTTCTTGGGGTTATCGTGGACTTCTATCTGGGTTTAAGCTGCTATCCCAGGGGTTGGCTTGGAAAGTGGGGTCCGGGTCTAAGGTTCTGATTGCTTATGACTCTTGGGTTTCGGATGGTCCAGTTACATTTAAAGACTCTGTGCTTG CCAATGCTATCCTGGCTCTCGAACGTCCTTCTGTTCCCACGGATGACTTTGTGTACTGGAAATTCACTCATGCAGGAAATTACACTATGAAGTCGGCCTATTTTGTCCTAGTTGGAAATGATTTCTCCACACCTCCGCCGTCTTCCATTCCTGTTACTTGGTGGAAGCGTTTTTGGGGCCTTTGTATTCTTCCCCCGTTCAAGATCTTCATTTGGAAATCACGTCACAATTCCATGCCTGTGGCGGCTACCCTCTATGACCGGGGAATGCCGGTGGATCCTCTTTGTAGTTTCTGTCACGCAACACCAGAAACCGCTGCACACCTGTTTCGGGACTGCTCCCTCATTACCTACTGGTGGCATGCTTTCCCCTTGTCTTCATTAGTGATGCTTCCGTTGTCTGAGCCTTTTCCTGTATGGTGTGCACATatgttttcttttctctcttcttGTCATTCCACTCCAGGAGAACTGGATGCGTTCATTACTGCTCTTTGGTCATGCTGGATTATCAGGAACGACATTCAGTTTCGAGGTACTACTTTTTCTCCAGTTGCTTTGTCCTCTGTGCTTAACATCTGGTGCTTAGGCCTAAAGGAGGATGCCTCGCTAGCTGCTACTATGTCTTGCTATGAATCTTCTACTGCTCATCCTCTACCTCATCCCCTAATTTTTTTCGATGGTCTTCTCAGTGCTAATTGGGCTATGACTGGGGTTTGTCTTGTAATTGATGGAGCCTGGACCCCTGACAACTTGGCGGGTGTTGCTTGGATTTTTAGGGATAACAACTCCCATGACTCTTTGGGAGGAGGTGCTCAGGCTTGTATTTTAGGCTCTCCTCTTCAGGCTGAGCTTAAAGCGTGTGCCCTTGGCCTCCGGGCTGCGGTTCGAAAGGGTTACTCTTCGCTTCTTATCTACTTCGACTCTGCCAGTTTGGTTCGTATGCTTCAACGACGTCTAATTCCCCCCATTTCCATTTCCTGGCTGCTAGGGGAGGTTCGTAGTCAATTTGTTTCTTTGACTGCATTCTCAGTTCGCAAGGTGCCGCGCTCTTCTGTTGCTGAAGCTCATGTGCTGGCTAGCAGGCTCGTCGTCGCCATGTTATTTCgctttcgttttaatttttgtgTTTGCTGCTTTTGTTTGTAG
- the LOC110779485 gene encoding pentatricopeptide repeat-containing protein At1g51965, mitochondrial, whose protein sequence is MKLTLRLRHHQLRRYATKYTAKITSKTTDGRSLSAEVHSPSPPSDARGFPLPRRDLICKITQILNSTSSLSSENPFFDLSSYLQTLTLTLSPSEASLILKSLHNSPQLSLKFFYFCPSHFPNFRHDTYSYNRLLLILSHAASYGGSEWVDKCRETVAEMEREGIKGNISTVNILIGVLGAQGVDWCMELVNKWGLQLSSYTCKCILQAYLRSYETEKAFDVFKGMRRKGYKLDVIAYNMLLDALAKNNKVEQVYMVFEDMKKKYSEPDEYTYTIMVRMTGKAGKPDESLALFQEMLGKGLAPNLMAYNTMIEALVKNRMVEKTIFLFSKMIENNCRPNEFTYSLILTILVAEGQLGKLDAIVEKSKKYMTKSIYAYLVRTLSKLGHASEAHRLFCSMWTVHDKGDRDACMSMIESLCNTGKTVEAIDLLDKIHEKGINTDTMMYNAVLSALGRLKQISHLHDLYEKMKRDGPQPDIYSYNILISSFGRAGKVDEAVKIFEQLEESDFKPDIVSYNSLINCLGKNGDLDEAHMRFKEMVEKGLNPDVVTYSTLIECFGKTDKVEMASRLFDDMVAQGCSPNIVTYNILLDCFERSGKTSEAVDMYARLKEQGLTPDSITYAILERLQSGSHRTSRIRKQNPITGWVVSPLR, encoded by the exons ATGAAGCTCACTCTCCGTCTCCGCCACCATCAACTCCGCCGCTATGCCACCAAATACACCGCCAAAATCACCTCAAAAACCACCGACGGCCGTTCTCTTTCCGCAGAAGTCCACTCCCCTTCTCCCCCTTCCGACGCCCGGGGCTTCCCTCTCCCCCGTCGTGACCTAATCTGCAAAATCACCCAAATCCTCAACTCAACAAGTTCTCTCTCCTCCGAAAACCCTTTCTTCGACCTCTCCAGTTACCTCCAAACCTTAACACTAACCCTATCTCCATCAGAAGCCTCCTTAATCCTCAAATCCCTCCACAACTCCCCTCAACTGTCCCTCAAATTCTTCTATTTCTGCCCTTCCCACTTCCCCAATTTCCGCCACGACACCTACTCTTACAACCGCCTGCTCCTCATCCTCTCCCATGCAGCGTCGTATGGAGGGTCGGAGTGGGTCGATAAATGCCGCGAGACGGTGGCGGAAATGGAGAGGGAGGGGATTAAAGGGAATATTTCGACGGTGAATATTTTGATTGGGGTTTTGGGTGCTCAAGGTGTTGATTGGTGTATGGAGTTAGTGAATAAGTGGGGTTTGCAGTTGAGTTCGTATACGTGTAAGTGTATTTTGCAGGCTTATTTGAGGTCGTATGAGACTGAGAAGGCGTTCGATGTTTTCAAGGGGATGAGGAGGAAAGGGTATAAGTTGGATGTTATTGCTTATAATATGCTCTTAGATGCTCTTGCTAAGAACAATAAG GTTGAACAGGTCTACATGGTTTTTGAGGACATGAAAAAGAAGTATAGTGAGCCTGATGAATATACATACACTATCATGGTCAGAATGACTGGTAAGGCGGGGAAGCCTGATGAATCTTTGGCATTATTTCAGGAAATGTTAGGGAAGGGCTTGGCCCCTAATTTAATGGCTTATAATACTATGATTGAGGCACTAGTTAAGAATCGAATGGTCGAGAAGACAATTTTTCTCTTCTCAAAGATGATAGAAAACAATTGTCGTCCTAATGAGTTTACATACAGTTTGATTCTGACTATTCTTGTCGCGGAAGGACAACTTGGTAAATTAGATGCGATAGTAGAGAAATCAAAGAAATATATGACTAAGTCAATATATGCATATCTCGTGAGGACACTCAGCAAGCTGGGGCATGCAAGTGAAGCCCATCGTCTATTTTGCAGTATGTGGACAGTTCATGATAAGGGAGATAGGGATGCTTGCATGTCTATGATAGAAAGTTTATGTAATACAGGCAAAACAGTTGAGGCCATTGATTTACTGGATAAGATTCACGAGAAGGGAATAAACACTGACACAATGATGTATAATGCAGTATTGTCGGCTCTTGGCAGATTAAAGCAGATTTCCCATCTTCATGATCTCTATGAGAAGATGAAAAGGGATGGACCTCAACCAGATATTTATTCTTATAACATTTTAATATCTAGTTTTGGTAGGGCAGGCAAAGTTGATGAAGCAGTTAAAATATTTGAGCAGCTGGAGGAGAGTGATTTTAAACCTGATATTGTTTCATACAATTCTTTGATTAATTGCTTGGGAAAGAATGGTGATCTTGATGAAGCTCACATGAGGTTCAAGGAGATGGTAGAAAAGGGATTGAATCCTGATGTTGTCACTTATAGCACACTCATCGAATGCTTCGGTAAGACAGACAAAGTAGAGATGGCTAGCAGGCTGTTTGATGATATGGTTGCTCAAGGATGCAGTCCTAATATTGTTACATATAATATCCTACTTGATTGTTTCGAGCGGAGTGGGAAAACATCTGAAGCAGTAGATATGTATGCTAGACTCAAGGAGCAGGGTTTGACACCTGATTCTATAACTTATGCCATTCTGGAGCGGCTGCAAAGTGGTTCACACCGGACAAGCAGGATTCGCAAACAAAACCCAATAACCGGTTGGGTTGTTAGTCCTTTAAGGTGA
- the LOC110781807 gene encoding replication protein A 70 kDa DNA-binding subunit D-like has translation MRGALFGDQVEAYKDALQHKGTYEIADAPIRSANQQWKRSESEMDFQMSFGRQTVIQPVNPEAGSILPDYQCLASLPRVGDPDDRFDVLGVVLYVEEEARKVDTAQGRQALVREIVISDHSSDQPMVISAWSDLAEGECDALSSWAEKFNVVGFTSLRTTSHKGFSLSTSISTVIDHDPKGDRPNALNEWALTHQDILSDRQARVLDVRNPSPKRVIMTLDILKLKKNTTTLQEERRWIRVVVPEPDFDRVHAYIGCCNCGTRTEVPVGKAYTCTACSHKGSVASPRITFNCNISDGTGELSVTAFTADVERLFRMPAADLFRIKHTDYSNSTTWSSLCKQIKEVTRFHHKYKSTKN, from the exons ATGCGCGGAGCACTTTTTGGAGATCAGGTTGAAGCATACAAGGATGCCCTTCAACACAAAGGGACTTATGAAATTGCAGATGCTCCAATCCGATCTGCAAACCAGCAATGGAAACGAAGCGAATCTGAGATGGACTTTCAGATGAGTTTCGGGAGGCAGACAGTTATTCAACCTGTTAATCCTGAGGCGGGTTCTATTCTGCCAGACTACCAATGCCTTGCATCTTTGCCAAGGGTTGGGGATCCAGACGACAGATTCG ACGTTCTTGGTGTCGTGTTGTACGTCGAGGAGGAAGCTAGGAAAGTTGACACAGCTCAGGGGCGCCAAGCCTTGGTCCGCGAAATTGTCATCTCTGACCACAG CTCCGACCAGCCAATGGTCATTTCTGCTTGGAGCGATCTTGCTGAGGGTGAATGTGATGCTCTATCCTCCTGGGCAGAAAAATTCAACGTTGTTGGCTTTACTTCTCTACGCACTACTTCACACAAGG GCTTCTCCCTCTCAACAAGCATCTCCACTGTGATTGACCATGACCCTAAGGGAGACAGGCCAAATGCACTGAATGAATG GGCTCTCACGCACCAGGACATTTTGTCCGACAGGCAGGCTAGGGTGTTGGATGTAAGGAACCCCTCTCCAAAAAGGGTGATCATGACCCTCGATATTCTGAAATTGAAAAAG AACACCACCACTTTACAAGAAGAGCGCCGCTGGATAAGGGTTGTCGTCCCTGAGCCAGACTTTGATAGGGTTCATGCATACATAGGTTGCTGCAACTGTGGCACGCGCACGGAGGTTCCAGTAGGAAAAGCATACACATGCACAGCCTGCTCCCATAAGGGCTCTGTTGCTTCTCCCAG GATTACCTTTAACTGTAACATTTCCGACGGCACTGGCGAGCTTTCAGTGACTGCTTTCACTGCTGATGTTGAGCGGCTATTCAGGATGCCTGCTGCAGACCTCTTCCGCATCAAACACACA GATTACAGCAATTCTACAACATGGAGTTCCttatgcaaacaaataaaggaaGTTACTAGATTCCACCACAAATACAAATCCACTAAAAACTAG